From the Schistocerca piceifrons isolate TAMUIC-IGC-003096 chromosome 2, iqSchPice1.1, whole genome shotgun sequence genome, the window acgcactcaccactgaaagtcaaaacaagacagataacaaactccaaatgagcgacaaactaaactcgaggctcaaaacaaacactcacagatcaaaaactgaacaataaacacagctagtcgtaaaaacaatggtacctatggaaggatcaaagattctacaactgaagagtgaaatccacagccttctatatgtaatgttttcggaaatgcgaagatttaaatgtgtacaaatcacaagatgggtaactttgctgggcgcacatgtaattttgaaaaattaaataaaaatacttccaattggaatttcttaacaaattttgcaccattttaagcagaaaatttcaaattaagttataaggttaaaaactgaaaatgtgaattttttccattttccggcattccaactccccttaaataaTTTGAAGTGCCAAGCAAAAACGTTCTTTGCAAAAAAcctcatttccattcattttggtACTACTGACTACATAGATAATCGAACGAACACAATATTTTAGATGTCTCTTTTGCCAATGATTATTTATTCTATTGCTGACTACTTCACTGTTCCAGTGCTTTACTTCACTGGTGTTTACAGCGCCTAGGATCCCTCAGCTATATTTACATGACGATGAACTAATGTTCTGCGTTGTTCATTTCATGGTACTGGAGGACTAGTTGATAATTTCACTTCATGCAAATACTTCTACCCCCTTCTCAATGAAGAAGCAGCTGCTTTTATTTCTTATTCTGGCGATGAAGTGTTATTATGGCAGTGAAAGGGAATATTTGCCTCACAAAGAAACAATTACAAGGAACATAGAAAGAGGTAAATTACTGTTTATTTGGTAGTGTCTCCTTCCATTTTTTACACCAAATTCAACCTGTACTGACAAGCCAACAGTTTTATTTTTGCTAAAAGgaagaaaacacaacacaaaaaattCCTGTATCATTAGACCTCACCAACTTTACCTGAAGAGCTAAACGAGTTATTTCCAGTTAATTAGTTCACCCTAGTAGCTGCAATCACAGATAGGAGTATAGTAACGGATACAGGCCACAGTGCACGCGTGACATGGACTTGCTAACTTGCCACTCGTGGAGAAAGactaaatatttacatttgtgagcGTACCCTTAACAATGAAATTATAACTGTGTAGTATTTCCTTGACAGGGAAGAGAATCTTCCCCGTAACGTAAAGGTAATTTGATAAGAAGAGAATGATTTCCTACGAAGAAAAAGCATTGTCTGCAGCCTTCAGTGACCTACTGATAACATACCTGAACAGCAGATTTTGTAATTATGTAACAGTAGCAGTTAGAATTATACTTTCACTGTGTTGTTTGGTTCTGTGTAAATTATATGTTGAGGTAGATTGGAAACCAATACCCATTTCTGAGATCACGTGTACGCCCTCTGCATCAATGTGATCAGTGAACAACACAAAACAAGGACAATATCCTGTATAATGTAAACTGTAAGCTCGGTGAGCATATACCCTATTAAGGGGAGAGGCATTATCTCCCACTCAATATGTTGCTCATATTTCAGCCTCAGTCTAACCCCAAAGATAATTACAGCCTAAAAATACATAATCTATTCCTTGTCACAATCATACTAAAGCCATTACATTGGTAATTTGCAATAAAAGCAATACATAAGTGCATTGGCTAACTTTTTCCGACTGCTCTACTTTACGACAGATTAGACAGGTGATAAAACACACATTTTAGCACTTCTCAAAGGGAACGTTAGGAGTGGAGGAGTAGATGCAgtccctcaccccccacccccgtcTTCCTGCATTTGGTTTGCAGTTATAATAAGTAAATAGTACTACATTTGGCCTAAAATTTCAAGCACAGCAGTTAAACATTACTTTACAATACTGCAACAAATTAAAGATGAGTATGGCAGCAGTCGATTAATGTAATGAACTCAGCATTTATCTTTGCTTAAGGTTCCCAGAATAAACTACTCAAATACAATGCTTTGCACAAGTGAAAAGTATTCTGCTACAtacaataaaacacaaataaatatgctCTCTTCAGTTGCTCAGTGTTCAGGTAATCTAATTATTACAAAGGCAATCAAGTTTGTATTTCTACTGCTGTGTGTCTTTGCTACATGTCAACAGCTTGTTATGTAAGGTATTTGATGACAGAATTAATCCCTCAGAAGATGTCACAGTGTGTCTAAAAATTGATACCCAGGCACCTGCTGAACATCTTGAGTCAATAACACCTAACACAACTGCTCTGGCCTTTTATCTTCTCCATCTGTCTCTGATATACATTTTACATGgtcataattttgtaaattttgaataattttatcAAGTAGACATTGAGTTTAATTTTTAACACACATACATCACACAtgcaaaactgaaaaatttaatgTAGCCCCAGAAATCAAAATATGTGAGCTCTATTCTTGAAATACTTTTACTCAAAATGATTACTACTGGCATGACATTTGAATATAAATTAAGTTCAGAATTACATTCATAGACATTCAGTAGTAAAAATACTCACATTATGAGTACTGTGTGGAATTGAAAGTGTAACTGAAATGATGTCCTTagacaaaatatttaaaacaaattgcacaatgtTGCTGTAGACACAGAATATCTTGTCACAACACAGTCAGCAAAACCAAGCTTATTATCTCTTAGGTGACATATACTACTCACCTTTGATGATAATTTTTCATCCTCCGGAGATGGTGCACTTGAAGGCCCATGCCCATTTTCTCCTTCGGTTGGCCTTTGCACTGATGAAGAAGCAGATGTTGTtgcaggtgaatgttgaaaattcacTTCCAACAGTTCTGGAGATCCCTGCACTATTGAATCTGGAGCTTGAGCTATCTTTATAGGTGGGTCCAATTCACCATTACCATCTAACAATGGCTGGCTTTGATTTCTAACAGCAACAGGAGGAGTGTCACCAGGTAAATTTGCCGGTGTGCCACCACTACTGCCAGACAGTTTTCTTGGACGGCCACGTTTTCTCTTAGGGGCTGTAAGAGCTGATCCTAACAACGGGTTTGCTACAGTCGCTGCTGATGCAGAACGCTTCTGTGCTGTTGGTGTTGGAGGATGTATTCGGTGAAGATGTGGAGGTGGTGGAggaggcggtggtggtggcggcggtggtggtgtATGTGTAGTCACAACAGGTGGGGGAACAGATGAAAGCAGAGAAGAGGTTATGGAGGGTATATCACATCTTTCTTCATTCACTTCCGTTAATCCCTTTATCCGTAATGATTCAGCAACTTTTAGAAATGCAGTCAGGCGGTCCTGATCAACACTAACTTCACCCCTATACATAAAGTCTAATAAACTCCTCATGTCACAATAGGGTACATCTTTCAGTATGACTATAGGGTGCTTGTCAGGATGTCCTACGAACAGGGCTTGAAAATAGGGGCTGCAAGCTGATAGCACCATTTTGTGGGCGCGAAGTAAACGCCCTTCGACTGCGAGCGTAACATCCACAAACGATTCATCATGTAATAGTTGATCAAACACGGAGAGAAGATTTGACTGGTGGTTGTTCCAACGAAGGCAGAATCGCTGCGATTGCAGTGCTGACGTCATGGCTACCGATGGTGGTTGCTAGCAGGTGGTGGAATTCCGTACATCACCCGAACACCTATTATTTGAAAGACATACAATTAAAAAACCATTGTAACAATTGTATGGTACACACTACAGACAGTACAAACAACATCGAATCATACAGGTGGCTTTACACATTTACAATAACGACACAGATACTCAACTCACtttaaaatatttcaaacaaaattaaaaaacaaaacacttgAGTTCAAATGTAAATAACTAGTATTTTATAAAGACATTTAGTATTACCCAACCCTTTTCCGTCACGGCGGACCCAGCCCTGCCGccatgttgttcttatcataagcgCTTTACCCCACCCCTCCGTCCGACGGAGAACTTTTACGCAACCCTTCTCCACTCTTTCCACACAATACGAGAAAAGGATTTGAATTGCGTTACAAGGCACTTCACAATGCAAAATTTCGCTGTCACTTTATAGAACGATAACTTCCATGATTTATCGCCAAATTATTGTGTATAATATTGATTTCACTTAGGGTAAAGCGATGTCGTCGACCCTACTGCGTATTTTCACTGCGCCGATATTTCTCACAAAATCGACAAGTACACAATGACATTTCACATCCTCACATCAGAATGTACACAGAACGATAATAACTACGTTCGAGATTCTAATAACACTACCTGGGCATTTCAGTAGCGTTGGCATTGAAGAGGGATGAAATCCTTGCCAGGATCGAAATCCCACACTACACTTCAAGACGCCATGTCAGCAAGTAGCCAACGGTTACATCTAAAACTCGCTGCGCCTGCGCAGTCGCGGCAGGAGCAGAAGCGCAGCGCAGAGGGGGATTATAATTGTATGTTGGTATTGTTGTAGCATTGTTCACAATAGCCAACCTGTTTTCGACTGCACTCAAAAACGTCGCatcactgaaatattttctttcgATGTATTGATCACAGAAGAAACAATCGGCGAGGATTTTTTTCGCAGTGAAAAGTGTTCTTGTCGGAAAAACACCCAGACTGTTCAGTTGTTTCTATAAATGAGGCACTATTTTAAAGCAAGTGATTTTCAGAAAAACAAAGTGGATTTCATTTTTAGAACTCAATAGGTTGACAGTTGGTACAGATAAAAAAACCGTAAGCCAGGCGTTGTTTTGTTTTTTACGTAATTACAATAATACGTAAAACAGTGGTAAATCTCATCACCAGACAAAGGGATAGTTTCATTAAAATACGATATTCCGAGAGTTCataaaactaataaatatattaaaatttgttGTACTACATGTAGCGGGGTGGGCGCGTACTGTATTGTTTTAAAGCTATTCATAGTGCTGTCAATTAAATccagtttgtttattttttcatttacgCACGTGGTCTGGTTAAcagagggaaaaaaaaaacagctcgGCTGGGAAAGATATTTAGGTTCTAATTAAAAATTTTGAAGATAATTTTACCCCTCGAAGTAATTTATATCGTTGAACTTCGATCTCGATAGAGTTCCTGCTGCAACGGAAGTGGAATGTTTATATCATGGTGTCAAAATTACCTAAGAAACCCAAGCATGTTGCTTACGGAAAGTAGCTCATAAAAAAAGTGAACTAATTTTTCTTCTAATAGGACTGCCTTTCTCCCATTATAATCTCGTCTGGTATTTTAAATGTCCCGGACTATGGGGTCACTACGGTTTGGCGCTCGGGAAAAGAACTAAAAAACAGCGGAATTATTCGTTTCCGAATTCCGCCAAATGGATGGTGCAAAAATACAGTAAAAACTACACCCAGCGAATCACCAAGCACTTTCCTAAGTTTGTCGTTGCTTAGGTTACTGAGTGCCTATAGCTTAGCGGTTTTTCCCAACtccagtaggttcaaatggctctgagcactatgggacttaacagctatggtcatcagtcccctagaacttagaactacctaaacctaactaacctaaggacagcacacaaaacccagtcatcacgaggcagagaaaatccctgaccccgccgggaatcgaacaagggCAACAACTCCAGTAGGACAAGCCCTTGCAATAAAGAGAATATATAcatgatgccttgggcagatatATGTTAATCACGCCTTCACATAGTTCGTATCGCGTTGAGTACCTTTTTCTAATGCAAGCTTCTCTCTATCATGTCCTTCAGACTATGTCACTGAAGAGCATCGTTCTCGTAAATCTTATTAAACGTAAGTGGCAAAAACACTTGGGAGCCCAACAGAAGTCAAAGTTGGAGAGGCTATAGTTCCGTATATGGATGAGATATTTTTAGTGTGAGCTCTGTTCAGGCTATGTCACATTATTCATTTGTTGATTCACATGCACAAACAAAAAGGCACACCAGAACACTGAAGTAGCGCAACTCTTCGTGCATCACGAGTAGCTAAGGTATTTTTCGTGTAGTGTTCTATATCATAAATCCTCCGGATAAATCATGCAAAGGTTCACTGTCTTTCTGGGTTTGTCGTCTTTTTACATCGATGGATACTCTAACACTCGATTTAAATCTCCACTTTCGAACAGAAATGTCTGCCAAGCCTATGTTTGCAGGCTACGTCTGCATGTGGTTACTTACTATTGATGAGTGTATGCACTTCAGGCGTATAATTATTTTAGAACGGTGACACTGCATCCTCCATTCATGGTAAAGCGTTATCCTCTTAATATTGTCACTCATGGCTTCCTGACAGTGCCACTCACAACACAGTGCCGATCAGATTGATCAAGAGTGAGACATTATTATCGAGTACTTTGcatttcaatattttatttactgacacttCATTCGCAAGCCAGACTCATATGTTGTGCAGAATGTCATGGTGGACAACTGGAACCTGGTCTGCATTTATTTTGCGCACAGTGGTTCTTGTCGCTGATCAGTGGATCTGTTTCAGGTAAGCATTTCTTGAATTCATAATATATACTCAATTGTAAAACTAGGTGGTTTGTTTTCTAGGCCTTCACGATGCAATAATTTCGAGTTCCTATTGTGTAGGCAATAGAAACAGTCCTCAGCTCTCCTGTAGAAAATTACAGATCCTGAAACTGAAAAAACGAAGAAATAACTCGTCTGTTAACTGAGCTACCTTCGTTTTGCGATGACATTTTGCCGTAGACCTCTTGGGCAACTAATGGAGTAAGTACTAGAGAAAGTTTGGGAGTATGCGTGAAAACCAATTAAATGAAGACTGAAGTATATCTAAAAAAAAGTGCAAATTATCAGTGAAGTCATAGAACCAGCTGAGTTTTTCAATTTAGGGTAACTGGAGGTAATGAATAATGACGCACGGTGGAAATTACTTGGAGAGACAGAAAAAATGCAGGCGGATGGGATATGCAGccattgtatggttcaaatggctctgagcattatgggactttacatctgaggtcatcagtccctgcagCCATTGTAATGGCTGGTATATGGGCCAAAGTACTTCGAGACATGAGATAAAGACTAAGACGAAGACCTAATGATGAATATTATTTATTTGCTGTACCAGGTAAGATTTGTGCCTACAGGACCTCTTAGATCTAACTAAACTTCCTTAGAGAGTTAACACTGCAATGTCTACGTGAGCTGTTGccctaatagtagtagtagtagtagtagtatgtgcTGTAATGAATGGAGAGGCCAACTGGAATGTGAGGATCATGTAGTGGGGAATGTGTACAGTTTCCGTTCCCTGGGAAAAACGGAACAGGTAAGTTACAGACCAACAAGAGCAAAAGAGGCGGGTCCCGGAAACTATGGTATATCGGAAAGACAACCTAAGGAAAGGAAAACCAGTCCAGGAATGCCAAATTGAACcgttacacagggtgtttcacaattcatgttacacatttctagAAGTTGTAGAGGGTACTTAGAAGTCTTACATAAAAACCGATGTCCGTAAGCGGCTTCCAACGAGCGTCAAAGTTCTAGGCGCCGGCACCTGTAAACGCATGTATTTACAAAGTGACACGGTGGTGGTGATacattcagggatgatggagaaggattaaTGTATCAGTTTGGGGTAAACGTCTGACAGTGGAACATATGTAcccgtactgttgttgctaagactgtaggtaGGATACTTTTAGagttgatagtatggaccaaaacaagaaaaaatatccagtaagcatgtgctctaaaatgtataccttaacagctgtgagtacttgttcaacagagatgtgtttcacactagcgaagatgaacaagtacttacAGTTCCTCAGGTGTGCTGTTAATGCCCATGTTTACTCGAcactttttcttgtcttggtccacactaccacctgcGAAAGTTGTATACCCCACATCATCAGCAATAACAGTATCGTTACAAATACTCCACCGCCGGAAGTATCAGAACCGTTTCCGTTtgcaactttcgactcgttcgtttccggtaaatGGAGccttacctcagactgatacatttacccttctccatcatctttGAATGTTTGCATCGTGAAGGAGTCACCCTGTATcccgggagtagaccacattccgttagagctacggatagccttgggagagccagccatgaaaagctcttccatcaggtgagcaagacgtatgaaacggGGGAAATACCCTGACTTCAGGAATAGCAACTCCAAGAaaagcaggcgctgacaggtgcgaaaattaccgaactatcagtttagtaagtcacggatgcaaaacactaacacgaatcctttacagaagaacggaaaacctggtagaagccgacctcagggaagatcagtttggattccggagaaatgtaggaagacgctAGGctgtactgaccctacgatttctcgtagaagacaggttaaggaaaggcaaaatacaaggggcgaaaggctacttacaatttgtacgaaaccagatggcagttgtaagagtcgaggggcatgaagggaagcagtggttgagaagggagtgagtcagggttgcagcctatccccgacgttattctatctgtataatgagcatgcagtaaacgaaacaaaagaaataaaaactttgaggtttgccgatgacattttaattctgtcagagagagcaaagaatttggaagagcagttgaacggaattgacagtgtgtggaagggaggttataagatgaacatcaacaaaagcaaaacgaggataatgggatacagtcagattaaatcaggtgatgccgaggaaattatattaggaaatgagacagttgaagtagtagatgagtagttttgctatttgggaagcaaaataactggtggtcgaagtagggaggatataaaatgcagactggcatcgGCAAGAAAAGCGctcctgaagaagggaaatttgttaacatcgagtatagatttgagtgtcaggaagtcctttctgaaagtatttgtgaggagtgtagtcatgtatggaagtgaagcatggacgataaacagtttagacaagaagagaatagaagcatttgaaatgtggtgatacaaaagaatgcgaagattagatgggtagcagtgtgtttacatttcgcggcgtgcGGTTCCagctgtagcagttcttaagttctgacaaagttgtttgtgcactgttatacaattATTAAATTAAGTAGTTTTCAACGTTgtctcgtgctgtttgtggcgaaataatggCTTAGCAATTTTTGGAAACGTTTGcgcacttttttttgtgtgtgttgaagtcgtttagtaaatttcgtgttgTAGTTTTCAGccgacgtttcttattgtttctaacgaaatatttcagtaaaattttcttaacttcgttgagtgttccaggtgccgcttgaatttttggtttcaaCTAACAAATTgcgtgaagttttgttggtactgGTATAAGTTGTGGTTTAGTGGTATTAATAAAAGTTGCtactttcttagtagagagagagaaTTTCGGGACTACTGTTgtcagttctataaatagttctattgGTGTAAATGAACTTAGATAATGTAGACGTTTAGatttttttcagtaactaaaattttaccatgaggaGGAGTGTGgggctttgtcgtaggtttgtgagtagtgggttacggtgtgggatttgttcaatgTATTTTCACTgaggggaatgctgtggggaagccaatGAGCATTCTAGCgcgatcctctcctgggaatgcggaatctgtagtagaaatagccggccggagtagcctggggttctaggcgctacagtctggagccgggcgaccgcgacggtcgcaggttcgaatcctgcctcgggcatggatgtgtgtgatgtccttaggttagttaggtttaattagttctaagttctaggcgactgatgacctcagaagttaagtcgcatagtgctcagagccattttgtagaagaaataagttgatagaggagcagaaaCATAACATCTGTGCCCTTGAGGTGCAATTACAATACGTAAAGGAGAAACTACAtaagttgaggagggtgaagggtggtggggaatggaaaCTAGCAGTTGGCAacaaggcagctaggaggaggaggtatccagagagttttactttgcgtatatgcaacagATCTGACCAACTGTCAGATTTGAGTGGGGAGGAGCCTGTTGTAGCTTTAGGTGTACAAAACATGCACCAGTCCCCAGCAGTTAGGAGGTCTAGGTCatttgcaaagtctaacagaaagaagaaggttctgctgctaggtagtttgctcagtagaggtgtgggccagcagttgcaggaagtgttgggtagTCCGTACCAGGTCATCAGCATTGTGAAACGTAGTGCAGAGttcgctcaggtgactgacagcataggggagttaagTAGGaactttacgaaagaggatcaggtagtgattgcgggtggagcagggaacagtcttgatagggacggagaATATGACGTAGGTGGTGATCTGGTaatgatagctactcaaactggtgggaCCAATgcgcattttgtgcaactgtttcagcgtcatgctcGGCcccatcttaatgcggctgttaggtgtaTTAACATGGGCctggagagggcactgatggcagagggcttggatcacatttcagtggtgccagctgAGCCTATCAATAAATCCGATTTCACTAGGCGTGGCCTGCACCTcgataggtatgggaagggaaagggtggggggtggggtggcaaagcttataggtaacAGTGTAGTGGATGGTGTTGGGATCACACGTGGAAAAATTTCTGCAGTAGTTGGTGTCAGAGGTGCACGTATTTTAAACCGAAGtgagctgataggtattcctgcttgaaGAAAGTCGCTCTAACCAAGGAATTACCTTTAAAGGAGGTCAGGCATCCAAGTTGAGAAGGAATttgcatatttcatcaaaacataagaggtattagaggtaaagttagtgaactgcttatagatattgacCCTGAAATTATTGGTTTatgggagcaccacttaaataattttacaattcagaggtttcctttaccaggatacagattagctggctgtttttcaaggcgtTCTTTGCAGAGTGGGgtagtggctatgtacgtaaaaaacagtattccatttgagtccttagacgtatcacggcactgcactgaacaggtactttagtgttgtgcaggggcagttgaatttagtgaaactaaacttctaattgttgttgtttataggtcacctaactccgacttcagagcgtTTCTgcccaagctagagagggttcttgattcacattataggaagtaccagaaattagttatatgtggtgacttcaatataaattttgtatatgactgtgcAAGGAAAAAGATGTTGGTTGATCTAAATTcatgtgatctgatgcagactgtgttttttttttccaactcgagtgcaggggaacagtagcacagccatagacaatatttttaatcattcttcattactatatgggcattctgttagtaaaagggtgaatggcctttcagaccatgatgcactaattttaacactaaaaggcttttgtactcaaacaaatgtcaccttTAATTACAAACTaggtaggaaagttaatccaacagcattaGAGAGCTTTgtaaacctcattaaggaacaagagtagcaGGCTGTTTATCGTGCCGATAAAATACGAGTAGATgaaaaatataatgctttccttgacacatttctcatgctctttgagagttgctttccattagaacgttctaagcgGGATACTAgctgtaaaaggcagcctgggtgggtgactagtgggataaggatatcatgtaaaacAATGCGGGAATTATAtccaaatgttagaagtagtcacaaccaagctaccgtagcccattacaaacagtattataaggtgctcaaaaatgttattaggaaggcaaagagcatgtggcatgcaaatggaatagctaattcacaggataaaattaaaaccatgtggtcagttatgaaggaagtgtctggtcagcagcacaaggtcgacgatgtaaagtcagttcatagtaaaaatatttctgttactgataagtcagtttttaacaatcactttttgagtattgctggtgaattaaaaaaaaacttagtttCTTCAGGGAATCAGATAATTTTCCTGGAAAGTGCCTTTCCGAGACGGATGCCTGAAACACttttctgtgatacagacaagggggagattcagtcaataattaaataactgaagactaaggactctcatggatatgatgaagtgcctagcagaatattaaagtactgtgctgcacatgttagccctgtatttagccatatttgtaatttttcctttaggaatggtcagtttcctgaacgattgaagtactcagtagtaaaggcgctttaaaaagggagaaagtgataatgtaaacaattatagacctatttccatCCCATCAGTGTTTGctcaagttattgaaaaggctatgtatgtaaggaaaattgatcattttatatcacataatttactgTCAAATACACAgctcagctttagaagtcgtttaacaattgaaaatgctatattatcttttctctgtagGGTActagatggattaaacaaaagctttcgaacgctaggcatctttttttatttaactaagtttgatcacaaaatattgctccagaagttggacccttacggaatacggggagtaattcacaatcggttcacctcttactttatcaacagacagcaaaaggtcattattcatagtGTTGAGAATGGATGGGATGTGGGGTCTGATTGGGTACGGTCAAATGGTGGGTGCCCCTGGGGtcaatgttggggccactcctgttccttatttatataaattatgtgccctttagtattacaggtaatctaaaatattactgtttgctgatgacactagcttggtggtaaaggatgttgtgtgaaacattggctcggtttcagataatgcagttcatgacttaagttcatggcttgtagaacattaaatcacagtgagacttagtttttacagtttctaacccacaattcaacaaaacgcgactttttaatttcacagtatggtcatatgattagtgaaactgaacagcgcAAATTTCTAGCTGTttaggtagatagtaaactgttgtggaaagtccaagttcaggatcttgttctaagacctaatgctgctatttttactattcgaacggtatctgaggtGAGTGATCGTTCGCCACGAAAATgattctactttgcttattttcattcgcctatgtcgtacggtattataatttggggtaacttttcccattctaaaaggatatttttggctca encodes:
- the LOC124777507 gene encoding protein tramtrack, beta isoform-like isoform X4 produces the protein MTSALQSQRFCLRWNNHQSNLLSVFDQLLHDESFVDVTLAVEGRLLRAHKMVLSACSPYFQALFVGHPDKHPIVILKDVPYCDMRSLLDFMYRGEVSVDQDRLTAFLKVAESLRIKGLTEVNEERCDIPSITSSLLSSVPPPVVTTHTPPPPPPPPPPPPPPHLHRIHPPTPTAQKRSASAATVANPLLGSALTAPKRKRGRPRKLSGSSGGTPANLPGDTPPVAVRNQSQPLLDGNGELDPPIKIAQAPDSIVQGSPELLEVNFQHSPATTSASSSVQRPTEGENGHGPSSAPSPEDEKLSSKDGPVQQVKEEPEPTPGPSSQDPGQAFTQSSDGTRDPTESFALGAA
- the LOC124777507 gene encoding protein tramtrack, beta isoform-like isoform X3; amino-acid sequence: MTSALQSQRFCLRWNNHQSNLLSVFDQLLHDESFVDVTLAVEGRLLRAHKMVLSACSPYFQALFVGHPDKHPIVILKDVPYCDMRSLLDFMYRGEVSVDQDRLTAFLKVAESLRIKGLTEVNEERCDIPSITSSLLSSVPPPVVTTHTPPPPPPPPPPPPPPHLHRIHPPTPTAQKRSASAATVANPLLGSALTAPKRKRGRPRKLSGSSGGTPANLPGDTPPVAVRNQSQPLLDGNGELDPPIKIAQAPDSIVQGSPELLEVNFQHSPATTSASSSVQRPTEGENGHGPSSAPSPEDEKLSSKDGPVQQVKEEPEPTPGPSSQDPGQAFTQSSDGTRDPTESFALDSYFHKEKKEKLKTPRR
- the LOC124777507 gene encoding protein tramtrack, beta isoform-like isoform X1 encodes the protein MTSALQSQRFCLRWNNHQSNLLSVFDQLLHDESFVDVTLAVEGRLLRAHKMVLSACSPYFQALFVGHPDKHPIVILKDVPYCDMRSLLDFMYRGEVSVDQDRLTAFLKVAESLRIKGLTEVNEERCDIPSITSSLLSSVPPPVVTTHTPPPPPPPPPPPPPPHLHRIHPPTPTAQKRSASAATVANPLLGSALTAPKRKRGRPRKLSGSSGGTPANLPGDTPPVAVRNQSQPLLDGNGELDPPIKIAQAPDSIVQGSPELLEVNFQHSPATTSASSSVQRPTEGENGHGPSSAPSPEDEKLSSKDGPVQQVKEEPEPTPGPSSQDPGQAFTQSSDGTRDPTESFALVKMENDADRQEYESSLPDDENDLITLSPSSSTAETAHYEENNSEINSRNPNYENGMLLRDENTDEVLGAGSKYDPYSKFHSVPIFAFDSYDVSGTDNIEFSGNVRRNVQDSLEEDGDNSGMGSTRQYCIREAENVYRCKICNKTYTHISNFCRHYLTTHKQTKQYFVCPLCSKEFTRRDNMMTHLKGVHRLS
- the LOC124777507 gene encoding protein tramtrack, alpha isoform-like isoform X2, producing MTSALQSQRFCLRWNNHQSNLLSVFDQLLHDESFVDVTLAVEGRLLRAHKMVLSACSPYFQALFVGHPDKHPIVILKDVPYCDMRSLLDFMYRGEVSVDQDRLTAFLKVAESLRIKGLTEVNEERCDIPSITSSLLSSVPPPVVTTHTPPPPPPPPPPPPPPHLHRIHPPTPTAQKRSASAATVANPLLGSALTAPKRKRGRPRKLSGSSGGTPANLPGDTPPVAVRNQSQPLLDGNGELDPPIKIAQAPDSIVQGSPELLEVNFQHSPATTSASSSVQRPTEGENGHGPSSAPSPEDEKLSSKDGPVQQVKEEPEPTPGPSSQDPGQAFTQSSDGTRDPTESFALDPLLTPKLERPQSREDGWSEGPEDSASSPSVPPAPASAPPAARPPVKRRARRRATSASQDPAEQLTEMSVRGLNLFRYASISEGVYQCTECAKADVQKTFKNKYSFQRHAFLYHEGHQRKVFPCPVCSKEFSRPDKMKNHMKTVHDCFMPKDCVFPLGFFLPP